Within the Taeniopygia guttata chromosome 1, bTaeGut7.mat, whole genome shotgun sequence genome, the region GAAGGcaggaacaaaataattttggctGCATCAGGGTGTTTAATTGGACATAAAATGAAGTCTGAACAGCAGACAACCGATCCAAGCAGGGAAAGTTGTCGGATTTAAACCAGACAGACCCACTAGAGTGGGAATGCAAGACTGGAAGGGCTCTGCTCAGTTATCACATCCCATTCCCACCAGGCACCACATCATAATTCCTGCTCATAAACATATCAAAAACCCTATTAAAAAAAGCTGAGCTTCTGCCCTTCGCTCCCCTGGGGAGGCCATCCCAGAACCTCTCCACTCAGGGGAAAATCTCAGCTCAAATGACTTTGCAGCCATTCCAAAACATGGCAGTGCCCTTTGCTTGTTCTCCTGGGTGAGACCACTCCACAGAAACCCCTGTAAGATGCGGATCAGAGGGGATCACAGACAacctgctgcccctgcagccaggctcaAAGACACTCAGGTACCTTtagcctccctgggcaggcagcGTGTGGTCCATCAGCTGAATATCTCCTGATAAATGCCAGTACAGAGAGAGGTATCATCCACAAAACATTCTCCAGTGGGAACAGGAGGAGCTGTCACACCCTGCCACATCTTTGCCAGGTCTGTGGCTTAAGGCAAACAGCTTTCCAAAGACCAGAGAGCTGAGAAACCCAAAGTACActgaacagaaaaggaaaagaggtcTTCTCCACATTGAATCGCAAAATCACTGAATTTGGAAAAGACttttgagatcatcaagtccgaCTGTTCCCCCAGTGTTGCCAAGGCACCACCggaccatgtccccaagtgtcatAGAGCTTTTAAATctctctggggatggggactCACCACcgccctgggcagctgttccagggctggacaaccttttggggaagaaattgTCTGTAACATCCAATCCAAGcatcccctggcccagcctgaggctgtttcctctcctGCCCTCCTGTCAAGAGTtttgcagagccacaaggtctcccctgagcctccttttttccaggctgagcccctttccagatcactcagcctctcctggggctccagcccctttccATGTCCCAGCTTCAGTCCAGTTCTACCTGGACCACCCTAAAACCTGTGTGTTCAACCTCCCCTTCCAGAGATGGGGGGGTTCCAATTCCAACAAACCATGAGCACCACAGACAACCCCTCTCCTGGGAAGTGTCCTCGCTCCTGCCTTCACACCTACACCTCAGCTGGCACAATTTAACCCTCTGGTTTTTGTGCCACCTGGAGGTTTGGAGAACAGACTCTGTGTCCTCTCCCCTGAAAGCACCTTCCATCCAAGCACTCTAAGCATGTCCTGCCTCAGGCATCTTTCTCCAGACTTCATCCTCCTGACAGATGGAACCTTGTGAGGGTCTTGGGGATCTTCCTTACCTTGGGAAAGTCCTGCTGCCCACCAAGACAAGCCAACCCTTCCATAAGTGCTTGCCCTGCTGAACTTGTCTGGTGTGAATTCTAGCCACCAGCAATCTGAATCCCTACACCTCTGTCAGCGTGAGGCTTTAAGCCAAGCTTGAGGAAGGAACTGgaaggcagctgcaggagcaggctggaTCCCACCTACCTGGGCATATTTTACAGCATTTCCCGTCTACTTTTTCTGGATATTCACACGGATACTCCTTAGGGCACTTGACCTTCTGGCAGTCCTGGACgccatccctgcaggtgcaGAGGATGCAGGGCAGGAGGCCGTAGAGCCGGAAGACAGGGTGCCACACTTCCCCGTGAGAGTAGGTCTTCCCATTGTAAACacaagctgcagcagggagagaaaagagctgCTGGTGGACATAAATCCTGCTCCTCTTTGTCAGCCCAAGGCTCAGTGGCATCACTGCCTTTCAGTGCCTCAGGCGCGGCTGGTCCTGCTGTGTGGAGGAGCAAGgtcctctggcagcagcaggcacgGGACACCACGGCCACCACTCCCAGAAGGTGCCACGGGACACAGGGAGCAGCGCCAGGAGATGGCTCTGCTGGGCTTGACCACCCTGGTGGGGCAGAGGCAAGTGTGGGCCAGACCTCATCTGGGTCCCAACCTCTGGGAGCCCCGGGTCCCTCCCAGGCTGTCGCAGGAATGAAGCACAGTGAAGAGTGCCACCTGCTGACTCCTCCACGGAAATTTCTGGGGGTCCCAAAATTTCCTCCAGGCCTTCACGCCCAAGGACTGGAAAGAGCCCTTCTGAAGGCACGGTGGTGggagagcagccaggaggagaAAGGACCTGTTATTCCCCTCTTTGGATCAAGGGGCTTGGCTCCTCATCTTACTTTCCTACTCTCTCCTCCAGGAGGAACACCTGGGACAGTTCTGGGTCAGACCCAGCCCTTGCACAAGGAGAAATATCCTGTCTTTCTGTGCTGGAAGGCCCATGTGGAATCTTCCAGCTGAGCTCCTTCCTTCCCAAGTCCCAGATCTCCAAAACATTCCAAAGACCAGTCTTCTTCCAACCCATTTTGGAGAGTGGTGGGTTTGTGCAGTCAGGAGACTGTGGGCATGAGGACTGAGATACCTGGCTGTGGAAGAGCGGGGAGAAGGACTTGCTGGTGGAAACCGGCTGCTGAATGAGATTCTCTGAAGAATTCCAAGCTCTGGAGAAGTCACTTTAAGTCACATACAGACTGCCTGACCTCTCCATCCCTTACCTTTCTTGTGCTTCTCTTTCAAGACGATCTTCACAGTGGTGCCACCTGTTCCCTTGGGTTTGAAGTTTCTGGGAATTAACTCCAAGGAAGAGCTGAGAACCGTGGACACGGTGGCTCTGGGTGGCTTCCTCCCCACCACCTCTCCCAAGCACTGGTCTTGTGAGTGTCTCTGAGAGCAGACAGAGAAGAGAGGGGATTCAGACTCCATCAGCAGAGTGGTTCTCATTCCAGAGCATGCTGGAAAAAGCCAAGCAGTGTCCTGCACACCTTCCCTCAGGAGTGGAAGGGGCGGAGACCACAGAGGTAAGCAATGGCCCACAAGCCATATAAATCACAGAAATATGAAGGTTGGAAAATTCCTCTGAGATCATGGAGCCCAACTATTCCCTCAGCCCAGCCAAGGCCACTGTTATCCCGTGTCCCCAGGcgccacatccacacatcttttaaatccctcaGGGGATGGGAATGccaggcagctgtgccagggctgaaCAAGGTTTTGGGGAAGAAACTTCTCTAATAtccaccctgagcctcctctgggccagcctgaggccattccctctcctcctgtccctgttcctgggagcagagcccgatcCTCTGACAACTActgtcaggagttgtgcagagccacaaggtgcCCCctaagcctccttttctccagtctGAGCatctttccagctccctcagcctttcctggtgCTTCAGACCCTTCCCCATCTTGCTGTTGCCATCACCCAAGGGGTACTGAGCAGTTGGTGCCAGTGCCCCAGACTGGTGTCCTCCTCACATGGATCACCCTCACTGGGACACCTTTCTCTACCCAAACTCAACCCAATGCCCTCAGAGAAGTGTGTGAGGTCCTGCATCCCTAAAACACACAGGGAAATAGGCTGGCCTTTCCTAGATGGGAAAATGAGGACTAGCGTCTGTGTGGCTCAGACAGGATCAGAAAGGTGAGGATGGGCCATATCCTGCTCTCTCACCTGCTAGGCACCAGGGGAGTCATGGCATGGGGGCTGCCAGCCAGCAAAACTGAAATGCCAGGAACATCCCAGGCTTCCAAGAGCAGAGTGCTGGGACACGACACGCAGCACAAAGGGTCCCCTGTGTCTATTTTGGAGGTTTTATAGGTAGTGGAGCAGTATGGAAaagtgcagagccaggagctaAGTGACCAAATCCCACAGACCTGGCATGGGTTGCCCAGCTCTGAAATGTCGCCATGAAGGAACCCTTGGCAGCAAAGGagtaattttttccttgctggGGCTGCTGATACAAAGCCTGGGGAAGGCAGAGTGGtggccagccccagcactgccctcctGGTGGGAGGCAGGACACCTGGATGCCCACAGGGAGAGGGGGCACCTTCTCCTGAAGGAAAAACCCTCCTAAGAGAGATTTGGACACCTGGCTCTATGGGCAAGGATCAGGCCTGGCTGCTGATCACCTCTGGGTCTGCTCTGACAACGTCCTTTGGCTGTTTGACCTGGCAGACACTGGCCAACAAGGAGGAGGAGTGTCCCAGATTTCCAGTTCCTGCAGGTCTTTTGCTCTTCCAAGGATgccatagaatcacagaatcggAATCACTTAGGTTGGGAAAATTCTCTAAGGTTATCGAGTGCAAGCCTTCACCTGACACTGCCAGGTCCCCCACTAAGCCATGTCCCCAGGATGCTGCCAAGGGAGAGAAGAGTCTTTCCCTCATGGCCTGAGGTCTCACCTAGGCTGATATCTCCCAGCTAGAGTCAATCCCATGGCACGATTCACCTGCAAATCAGGTGTCTGTGGTTCTGCTGTGCAAGGATCTGAGTGTCCTAGAGCTGTTCTCTTTGCAGAGGACAATGTGCAAGGGCATTCTGTGAGGTGTTCAGGGGGCTGTGCTAGAAGCAAGAAGTGGcgttttaaaatgaaaaagtcaCGTACAACACCTCTGTTTAACTGCAGGGGTTCCTCTTCTGTGGACTTCTCAAAGGAGTCATCTGCAAGGGAAAAACACTGTCCTGGAAGATGCTGCGGGGCTGAAGGGAGGTTTGCTCTCTGTGGATGTAAGCAGCTCTCCTCCATGTTCTGGTCTAGCCAGGAGTCTGGAGAGACAGGAGCTTTGCACGTGCAATTCATATTATCCAAGGAAAACCCAAGCCCTCAGCTTTCATTTCCTAATGCAACCAAAAGATAACAAGTGGCCTGATTTACAGCCCAATCTTCCAAAATCCTGCTAAAGTGGCTTGAAATGGCTCCTGCTGACAGGTGGCAACCAGCCCTCAGTCCCAGCCTCATTACCTTTGCAGATCGGGCAGCAGGAATCCGGCGCACTGAAGGGAGAGGAGCACAGCAGCTCGGGGCAGGTCACCAAGCCGCAGTAAATCTGGCCTTCCTAggggagcagaaggaaaaaccACATTGTCAGCATTATTAAGAGCCGTATGTCTCCCatttaggtcccttccaacccgaaccattccaggattttctGAGTCCAGGATCAGAATACCACCAATCATCCAGCACCTGCTGACAGCTGAAGTCTGTCCCTGCTGCACCATCCAtcctgcagggcacagcagggctgtgtcctctcctggcacagccttTCCATGGACAGTACACTGTTCTTCCTCAAAAAGGGCAGGCAGTGCCTCCCTCTCAGGCATCACTAGTGCTGTCAGGCCTGAAACAGCCACCACATGCCCCTCAGCTCTGCAGAACAACCCCCAAGAAGGTTTTCCCTGACATCTGCCAGGAAAAGGACCCAGAGGAGATGGGTGGAAATGGGAAGCATGACCTTGAGCCCAGATTGAGGTCCACACCAAAGCTCTGCCCTCCCTCTCTCTTGGTTAATTCCACAATACCAGAGCCAAGCACACCCAGGTGCAGGGATAGACCTGAGTGGATAGTTTGGAAAATATCTTTCCTGTAGATGATTCAAGCTGAAAACCACAGGTTGAGGCCAGCCTCGACCTTGGTgcatcccagtgccacctcaATCAGTGGATTTGCACCAGTTTGTTGCAGGAATAAGTTTTTGCTACTTTGCCAAAGGGTAAAAAAGGATGTTCAGCAGCCAGACCTCAACAGTAAGGTCACCTTCTCCATGCACCAATTTTCTCTGGGATATCCACAAGCTCCCAGTCAAGTCAACCAAGACCGAGAGCTCAGCCAAGGATATCCTCAGAAAACCAAAGCATAGCTGCTTCTTCTCCTATCAGGAAGGCAAACGGCTGCGCGAGGAACACAAGGAGGATGAGGGAAGTTTGGTGGGTGACAGGATCTGGCAGAGGTCACTGCATACCAAACCCTGCTCTGCACTTGGGGAGTCCAGACCTGcctctcccttcctttcccttctgccAGCAGCTCGCAGCCATGACCTGCCCGAGGCAGGGAACAACCAGTGCCCTAAAAGCAGGATTTAtcccccaggctctgctcttgGGGCAGTTTTCAAAGAGGGTTAGACCAGCTGTTCACACAGCTGTTCTAGCAGCTGACCACATCAGATTCCCCCACTGCAGGCTCCAAAGCCAGccctttattttcccctttgtaTCCGAGGCATTACCCTGACAAAAACACAGAGCCCCTGAGAGGAGCTCCCCGGGCtcctggggacagtggcagATGAGCACATGCAGTGGGGTTAGAGGGCTCCTTCCCAGTGTTTCCCACCGCCCGCTGGGGTCCCTAAGAGAGGAACCAGCCTCCTCAAAAGCTGCATCACTTCCATGTGTCAGTTATTCCTCTTGTCACCCAGCTCCGAGGTGGGTGCCTGCACCAGAGGCTCAGAGTAGCTCTTCCAGTAGCACAGATCCTTCCTTGTCCAGCATCAATTGATGTaacccctgtgtgtgtgtgtgtgtgtgtgtgtgtgtgtgtgtgtgtgtgtgtggtgtgcGCGCGCTCTTGGCGTGACACAGGGAGGTGCTTTGGGCTCTTTTGCCCCTTCTTTTATTTCCCGGCCAAACTCAAAGCACAGAGTGCTGGAGGCCAGCCCCATGCGAGGGCGGTAAGGGTGGGGGAGAGCCCAGGCCCAGGTGCTGGGGTGGTGGCTTACGGAGCAGCTGCATTGCACACACTGGCTGGGCTGGCGGCCGGGGAAGAGCTCGCTGCTGCTGAACATCTCGCCCTGCTGGAATGTCGTCCCATTGTACTGGCACAACTTGGTGGGGGCACGGAGGCCGGATGGGGAGTGAGGCTCTGGGAAAGAGGATGAGAGAGGAGCGGGATGAGAGCCTGGCCCCAGTGCAGCGCTGATGCACCACCAGCCCACCCCAAGATGACCAGCAGTCACTTCACACTCTGAAGTGCTGCGTGGCTGGTCAGCAATGAAGTGTCCAAAAGCTGTTGGAGGACGGGGCTGCCCCAACTGCCCTGAGCTCAGCACAGAGGGAAGACCTGGAAGTCTGACCTCAACAAAATTCTTGCGTTTTTCCCTCCCATGGCTGTAGCGATTGCCAGATTCAGATGGAGTCAGGTAAAAAGCGCTTGTCTCATGggtaattagaaaaaaatgaaaattaattcgTTTTTTCcatatctttttttcctaatatctcaaATCACGAATGGTTTCTGACTAGCTCTGCCAGCATTCAGGTAGGGAAAGTTTTAGAACTAAATCTTGATGTAATCTGTGGGGTGAGAATGAACATAATGAGGCAAAATGAGGCAATCAGTAGTGGTAAGGTAGAAAAAGTTTTGGGGCTAAAACTTGAGATAGTCTccagtgcagagaaggaagttgaaaaaaaaccataaatttttttaaatccaagaCACTTAGCTGGCAAATGATCAGAACAAATTGccaacttcttttttttttttttttgcccctgAAGTGTAAACTGATGCTTTATCCCTACAAAGCTcttgggatggggaggggggagaaggTGGTCTGGCAGCCTTTTCCATCAAAACAAgatttttggagggaaaaagcAGCCGGAGCTCCGTGACCAGGGCCAGAGCCGGCA harbors:
- the CHRDL2 gene encoding chordin-like protein 2; translated protein: MLPGVGPLAFFLRCLLLLFAAESRARARPEAFCDFNGKKYSPGESWHPYLEPQGLMYCIRCSCSESTNIRCYRIQCPALPCASPVTEPQQCCPRCPEPHSPSGLRAPTKLCQYNGTTFQQGEMFSSSELFPGRQPSQCVQCSCSEGQIYCGLVTCPELLCSSPFSAPDSCCPICKDDSFEKSTEEEPLQLNRGVRHSQDQCLGEVVGRKPPRATVSTVLSSSLELIPRNFKPKGTGGTTVKIVLKEKHKKACVYNGKTYSHGEVWHPVFRLYGLLPCILCTCRDGVQDCQKVKCPKEYPCEYPEKVDGKCCKICPETRVKPTDEIATPQCGKSPSRVLVYTFVPPRSEASKEILRTMAIEKELAEEVEIYNWKLIKGIFHLIQTKKISKQEFKQEAQNFRLITRTNEGHWNIFRAHTSELRMTESPEKETKTL